One segment of Oreochromis niloticus isolate F11D_XX linkage group LG8, O_niloticus_UMD_NMBU, whole genome shotgun sequence DNA contains the following:
- the LOC106097621 gene encoding uncharacterized protein LOC106097621, whose protein sequence is MSSTLDIQQLLPIKEELDEWSPDMEQQVPQLLSIKKEEEEEADITDFPLAAAVKSENEEKVHSLFHHVKNEYKDEEEPQTSSSGQDLRTCDEIQTAEDTTSNHHDAPASYRLLSPLQPNTPTYTSMQHPQQIESVFNVFYNEDAAFQKLLTLLTELTREVRDLREEVRAFNQSCSNEPLDAGGLPLDLPLHNMDELNNAEATLQLPESYKTMVRRFSLIGGTTLEVRVRRILAYVITNELASGLNWAGRKTKDQTKQKRAFKETALCRCIFDGLTQQVGVNAVSEFAFAQAVQKWLCCAPDRMGGAGRRISSPIPE, encoded by the exons ATATTCAGCAGCTGTTACCAATCAAAGAAGAACTTGATGAGTGGAGCCCTGATATGGAGCAGCAAGTCCCACAGCTCCTCAGCATaaagaaggaagaggaggaggaagctgacatcactgattTCCCGCTCGCTGCTGCGGTGAAGAGTGAAAATGAAGAGAAAGTGCACTCACTGTTTCATCATGTTAAAAACGAATATAAGGACGAGGAGGAGCCTCAGACCAGCAGCtcgg GGCAAGATTTAAGAACGTGTGATGAAATCCAGACAGCTGAAGACACTACTAGCAACCATCACGATGCCCCGGCCAGCTACCGGCTCCTTTCACCGCTCCAGCCCAACACACCAACCTACACATCTATGCAACATCCCCAGCAAATAGAGTCTGTGTTCAATGTCTTCTATAATGAAG ATGCAGCCTTCCAAAAACTGCTAACCTTGTTGACAGAGCTGACCAGAGAAGTCAGGGACCTCCGTGAGGAGGTCAGAGCTTTCAATCAATCCTGCAGCAATGAACCTCTTGATGCTGGGGGTTTGCCTCTGGATTTGCCTTTGCACAATATGGATGAGCTGAACAATGCAGAGGCAACTCTGCAGTTACCAGAATCATATAAAACAATG gtgagacgcttttctttgattggagggaccacactggaggtgcgagtccgccgtaTACTAGCCTATGTCATTACAAATGAGCTGGCCTCTGGACTTAACTGGGCTGGGAGGAAAACGAAGGACCAGACCAAGCAAAagagggcatttaaagagacagcgctctGCAGATGCATTTTTG atggcctgacTCAGCAGGTGGGGGTAAATGCAGTTTCTGAGTTTGCCTTTGCCCAAGCAGTGCAGAAATGGCTCTGCTGTGCTCCAGATCGGATGGGTGGTGCAGGACGCAGGATATCCAGCCCCATCCCAGAGTAA